In Phycisphaerales bacterium, the sequence TGCCTGCCCGCTCGCCGGGTGTGCTGTTCGATCGTCGCTTCCGCCCCGCGCTCGGTGCGGCGGATGCTGATGTCTTGGTCGATGCCCTCGATCACGATCGTCTTGATGTTCATGGCGTAGCTCCTTGCGGTTGGTGGTTTTGGTCACTCGGCGTCATTCAAAAAGGCCTCGACGTGCTCGGGGTCCATGTTGCTGAGGAACCCGACCAGATCGACCAGGTCGCTGCGGACCTTTCCGAGGCTTCCCGCGAAGCCCCAGTTGCGCGGGTCGGCCTTGGCCCCCTCGGCGTGCTTGTCGAGTTCCATCTGCAGCACGTCCATCAGGCGGGCGATGTCGTTGCGCCTCGCTGCGTACGTCTCGGCGGCGGTGGGTTCGAGCTTGGTGGTCTTCGGGGTGCGCTTCGTCATGGTCGTGCTCCTTTGGGTTGGTGGTCTTTGGTAAACAGCGAAGCCCGCATTTCGCGGGCTTCAGGTCGTCGGCTTGGTGTTGTCTTTGCGGTCCCAACTCGTCGTGTCCTTGGGTTGGCCGACCGCCCGGAGGTAGTCGACCAACTCGTCGGCGGCCCAGGTGTCGCCGTCGATCGCGTCGTGCTCGTTGGGGGCGTCGGTATCGCGGTCGATCTCGAAGAGGCGGAAGCCGCCGAGCGATCCGGGGCGCGGTCCCCAGTGGCCGTCGAGGTGGCGGCCGCGTCCTGCGGGGACCGTCGCGATGTTCCAGGTGCGCCCGTCGGGAGTGTGGATCTCGATGGCGGGGATGTGGAACCCGCTCTTGGCGAGGGTCTTGGCGAGGTCGATCGTGGTCTTCGTGGTCGCGTTCATGATCGTGTTCTCCGTCGCGGGGTTCCGCCCCGCGTTGTGACACATGAAGCCATGACATTCGGGAACAGGCAAGGCAAACCGGAGCGATTTGGCCGTCATTCCGCGACATGTGGGCAACTACGCAAAATCTGTGGGCAAGTGGCGGCACATGCACCCGCTGGAGGTCCGCGATGACTCCCGAACACGCGCCTAGTTCCGGGCCAGCATCGGGGAGACAGGGGATGTCCCGGCTCAATCCCGCCGCGCTACCGGTGCCTGATGCCGCCCGCGTGCTTACGCGGCTGGGCGGGAAGCCCGTCACTGAAGCGATGCTCCGCGCCGACATCGATGCGGGCGCGCCGACCAACGCCGACGGCAGCGTCAACCTCGTGCACTACGCGGCATGGCTTGTAAAGGAGATGTCCGCAGGTGGCGATTGACCCGCGCAAACTCAAGCCCGGCGAACTCGCGCGGCTGCTCAACAGCACACCGCTGGGCGAGGTGATCAGCGAGCGGCAGCTCCACCGGCATCGCACGCGCGCCGGGTTCCGCGTCGCGGCCGACGGCGATGCGGGCAAGGTTGATCTGTTCCGATACGTGGCGTGGCTGGCGACCACGCGGCACGAGGCGATCGCCGATGCTGCCAATGCGCCCGAAGGTCTGACGGGTTACGACGCGATGAAGGAGCGTGCCCGGCTCCGCAACGCGATGCTGTCGCTGTCGGGACGGGACATTGGTGATCTGCCGTCGGTTGCGGACCCGGCCAGGCGAGATCGAGCCGCGCGGGACTTCCGGTACTTCTGCGAGGCGTACTTCCCCCAGACGTTTCACCTGAAGTGGTCGGATGACCATCTCAAGGTCATCGCCAAGATCGAACAGGCGGTGCTCGAGGGCGGGCTGTTTGCGATGGCGATGCCGCGCGGCTCAGGCAAGACCTCGCTCTGCGAGATTGCGTGTCTGTGGGCGTTGGTGTACGGGCACCGGGAGTTCGTGGCGCTCGTGGGGTCGGACGAAGAGCACGCGGCGGGGATGCTGGACTCGATCAAGGCGGAGCTGGAGAACAGCGAGATCCTCGGCGGCGACTTCCCAGAGGTCTGCCACCCGATCCGCTCGCTCGAAGGCATCCACCAGCGGGCTTCAGGGCAGCTCTACCAAGGAAAGCAGACCCACATCGGGTGGACCGCGCGAGAGATCGTGCTGCCCACGATCCCGGGCTCCGCAGCATCGGGGGCGATCATCCGTGTCGCGGGGATCACGGGCCGCATCCGTGGCATGAAGCACAAGCGTGTCGATGGTGTGAGCGTCCGGCCGTCGCTCGTGCTGATCGACGACCCGCAGACCGACGAGAGCGCCCGCTCTCCTTCGCAGTGCGCCAACCGAGAGCGCATTCTCGCGGGCGCGATCCTGGGCATGGCCGGGCCCGGACGGAAGATCGCCGGCCTGATGACGCTAACGGTGGTCCGCCCCGACGATCTGGCGGACCGCATTCTCGACCGCGACAAGCACCCGCAATGGCAGGGCGAGCGGACCAAGATGGTCTATTCGTTCCCCAAGAGCGAGAAGCTCTGGGCCGAGTACGCCCGCGTGCGGGCCGAGGGGCTTCGCGCCGATCGGGGGATCATCGATGCCACGGCGTTCTACGGCAAGCACCGGACGGCGATGGATGAGGGAGCGGTCATCGCCTGGCCGGAGCGGTTCAACCACGACGAGCTGTCGGCGGTGCAGCACGCGATGAACCTGCGGCTGCAGAACGAGGCCGCATTCTTCGCCGAGTACCAGAACGAGCCGCTGCCGGAGGTTGAGGTCGCGGACGACCTTCTGAGCGCCGACCAGATTGCAGCAAAGGTAAACGGGCACGCCCGCGGGCTTGTCCCACTCGGGTGCTCACACCTGACGATGTTCGTGGACGTGCAGGGCAAGGCACTGTTCTACCTCGTTGCCGCCTGGGAAGACGACTTCACGGGGCACATCATCGACTATGGCACCGAGCCGGACCAGAAGCAGGCGTACTTCACGCTTCGGGATGTGCGCCGGACGCTTGCGGCCGCGTCGCCCCGCGCCGGCGTCGAAGGCGCGATCTACGGCGGTCTGGAGCGTCTCATCGAGGCGACGGTTGCTCGCGAGTGGCGGCGCGACGACGGCGCAATGGTCCGGATCGATCGATGCCTGATCGACGCCAACTGGGGTTCTTCCACGGATGTTGTCTATCAGTTCTGTCGCCAGAGCCCGCACGCGAGCGTGCTCACCCCCAGCCACGGCAGGTATGTCGGCGCGAGCAGCCTTCCCTTCAGCGACTACAAGCGCAAACGCGGCGAGCGGGTCGGGCTGAACTGGCGCGTGCCGATCGTGACCGGAAAGCGGGCGGTGCGGCACGTCCTGTTCGACACGAACTACTGGAAGTCCTTTGTGCACGCGAGGCTGGCGGTGCCCATGGGCGATCCTGGAGGCCTCTCGTTGTTCGGCCAGAAGTCCGAGCCACACCGTCTGTTGTCGGAGCACCTCACCAGCGAGTACCGCGTGCGGACGGAGGGCCGGGGCCGCACCGTGGACGAATGGAAGCTGCGGGTCGAAGGGCTCGACAACCACTGGCTCGACGGGTTGGTCGGCGCTGCGGTCGCCGCGTCCATGCAGGGCGCGGTGCTGTTTGGCACTGATGCCCGAGTGCCGAACCGGCCACGCATTCGACTGTCGGCCATCCGAGGAGACCGTCGCTGATGCCACGCTTGCGGCGAGTCGTCCCGACGGAGAAGGACCAGCCCCTCGGGCTGGTGTGTCGTGTCTGTGGATGCCAGCACTTCCGGGTGATCTACCTCAAGCGGATTGCCGGTGCGATTGTGCGCCGGCGGGAGTGCCGGCACTGCGGGCGGCGTGTCTCGACTAGGGAAGCCCAGGCGTAGCCCGTTCGATCTATCGAATGACTTGACTCAAGCGCTGCGCAAAGCGGACAGCGGCTCCAGCGACGGCGTATGTAGCCGGGAGACGTCTCGTCGTTTCGAGACGAGGAGCCTGCTGTGCCCGACGCCCCACCATCTCCGGA encodes:
- a CDS encoding phage terminase large subunit family protein, giving the protein MAIDPRKLKPGELARLLNSTPLGEVISERQLHRHRTRAGFRVAADGDAGKVDLFRYVAWLATTRHEAIADAANAPEGLTGYDAMKERARLRNAMLSLSGRDIGDLPSVADPARRDRAARDFRYFCEAYFPQTFHLKWSDDHLKVIAKIEQAVLEGGLFAMAMPRGSGKTSLCEIACLWALVYGHREFVALVGSDEEHAAGMLDSIKAELENSEILGGDFPEVCHPIRSLEGIHQRASGQLYQGKQTHIGWTAREIVLPTIPGSAASGAIIRVAGITGRIRGMKHKRVDGVSVRPSLVLIDDPQTDESARSPSQCANRERILAGAILGMAGPGRKIAGLMTLTVVRPDDLADRILDRDKHPQWQGERTKMVYSFPKSEKLWAEYARVRAEGLRADRGIIDATAFYGKHRTAMDEGAVIAWPERFNHDELSAVQHAMNLRLQNEAAFFAEYQNEPLPEVEVADDLLSADQIAAKVNGHARGLVPLGCSHLTMFVDVQGKALFYLVAAWEDDFTGHIIDYGTEPDQKQAYFTLRDVRRTLAAASPRAGVEGAIYGGLERLIEATVAREWRRDDGAMVRIDRCLIDANWGSSTDVVYQFCRQSPHASVLTPSHGRYVGASSLPFSDYKRKRGERVGLNWRVPIVTGKRAVRHVLFDTNYWKSFVHARLAVPMGDPGGLSLFGQKSEPHRLLSEHLTSEYRVRTEGRGRTVDEWKLRVEGLDNHWLDGLVGAAVAASMQGAVLFGTDARVPNRPRIRLSAIRGDRR